A single region of the Streptomyces caelestis genome encodes:
- a CDS encoding inorganic phosphate transporter, whose protein sequence is MDTFALVVTIAVALFFTYTNGFHDSANAIATSVSTRALTPKAALAMAAVMNLAGAFMGSGVAKTVSEGLIQTPEGSKGMGILFAALVGAITWNLITWYFGLPSSSSHALFGGMVGAALAGGTTVYWHGVLEKVVIPMFISPVVGLLAGYLVMTAIMWIFRKANPHKAKRGFRIAQTVSAAGMALGHGLQDAQKTMGIVVMALVIADVEDYGDPIPVWVKIACAVMLSLGTYAGGWRIMRTLGRKIIELDPPQGFAAETTGASIMFATAFLFKAPISTTHVITSAIMGVGATKRVNAVRWGVAKNIILGWFITMPAAALVAAVSFWIVNLAFL, encoded by the coding sequence ATGGACACCTTTGCTCTGGTCGTGACCATCGCGGTCGCGCTCTTCTTCACGTACACCAACGGTTTTCACGACTCGGCGAACGCGATCGCCACGTCCGTGTCGACGCGGGCGCTGACGCCGAAGGCCGCGCTGGCCATGGCCGCGGTGATGAACCTCGCCGGTGCGTTCATGGGCTCCGGGGTTGCCAAGACCGTCAGCGAGGGGCTGATCCAGACCCCCGAGGGTTCGAAGGGGATGGGAATCCTCTTCGCCGCGCTCGTGGGTGCGATCACCTGGAACCTGATCACCTGGTACTTCGGGCTGCCCTCGTCCTCTTCGCACGCGCTGTTCGGCGGCATGGTGGGGGCGGCGCTCGCCGGTGGCACGACGGTCTACTGGCACGGAGTGCTGGAGAAGGTCGTCATCCCCATGTTCATCTCCCCGGTGGTCGGTCTGCTGGCCGGTTACCTGGTGATGACGGCGATCATGTGGATCTTCCGGAAGGCCAACCCGCACAAGGCCAAGCGGGGATTCCGGATAGCCCAGACCGTCTCGGCGGCCGGGATGGCGCTGGGGCACGGTCTGCAGGACGCGCAGAAGACCATGGGCATCGTGGTGATGGCGCTCGTCATCGCGGATGTCGAGGACTACGGCGATCCGATTCCGGTGTGGGTGAAGATCGCCTGTGCGGTGATGCTGTCGCTGGGGACGTACGCCGGTGGGTGGCGGATCATGCGCACGCTGGGGCGGAAGATCATCGAGCTGGATCCGCCGCAGGGGTTCGCGGCGGAGACGACGGGGGCGTCGATCATGTTCGCCACGGCGTTCCTGTTCAAGGCGCCGATTTCGACGACGCATGTCATCACGTCGGCGATCATGGGGGTCGGGGCGACGAAGCGCGTGAACGCCGTGCGGTGGGGTGTCGCCAAGAACATCATTCTGGGGTGGTTCATCACGATGCCGGCGGCGGCCTTGGTGGCTGCCGTGTCGTTCTGGATCGTGAATCTGGCGTTCCTGTAG
- a CDS encoding DUF47 domain-containing protein, with protein MRFRLTPRETSFYDMFAASADNIVTGSKLLMELLGADASARAEIAERMRAAEHAGDDATHAIFHQLNSSFITPFDREDIYSLASSLDDIMDFMEEAVDLVVLYNVEELPKGVDQQIEVLARAAELTAEAMPHLRTMENLTEYWIEVNRLENQADQIHRKLLAHLFNGKYDAMEVLKLKQIVDVLEEAADAFEHVANTVETIAVKES; from the coding sequence GTGCGCTTTCGTCTGACCCCCAGGGAGACGAGCTTCTACGACATGTTCGCCGCCTCTGCGGACAACATCGTCACGGGCTCGAAGCTCCTGATGGAACTGCTCGGGGCGGACGCTTCCGCCCGGGCCGAGATCGCAGAGCGTATGCGGGCAGCGGAACACGCAGGTGACGACGCCACGCACGCGATCTTCCACCAGCTGAACTCCTCGTTCATCACGCCGTTCGACCGCGAGGACATCTACTCCCTCGCCTCGTCCCTCGACGACATCATGGACTTCATGGAGGAGGCCGTCGACCTGGTCGTCCTCTACAACGTCGAGGAACTGCCCAAGGGCGTCGACCAGCAGATCGAGGTCCTGGCGCGCGCGGCCGAACTGACGGCCGAGGCGATGCCGCATCTGCGGACGATGGAGAACCTCACCGAGTACTGGATCGAGGTCAACCGGCTGGAGAACCAGGCCGACCAGATCCACCGCAAGCTGCTCGCGCACCTCTTCAACGGCAAGTACGACGCCATGGAGGTCTTGAAGCTCAAGCAGATCGTGGACGTGCTGGAGGAAGCGGCGGACGCGTTCGAGCACGTGGCGAACACGGTGGAGACCATCGCCGTCAAGGAGTCCTGA
- a CDS encoding metal-sensitive transcriptional regulator encodes MTDVTDVTDAGDVTEVTAGADVVTDHDRGVHGYHKQKDEHLKRLRRIEGQIRGLQRMVDEDVYCIDILTQVSASTKALQSFALQLLEEHLRHCVADAAGKGGDEIDAKVKEATQAIARMLRT; translated from the coding sequence ATGACGGACGTGACCGACGTAACGGATGCCGGAGATGTCACGGAAGTCACCGCCGGAGCGGACGTCGTGACCGACCACGACCGGGGCGTGCACGGGTACCACAAGCAGAAGGACGAGCACCTCAAGCGCCTGCGCCGCATCGAGGGCCAGATCCGCGGCCTGCAGCGCATGGTCGACGAGGACGTCTACTGCATCGACATACTCACCCAGGTCTCCGCCTCCACCAAGGCGCTGCAGTCCTTCGCCCTGCAACTGCTGGAAGAGCACCTGCGCCACTGCGTGGCCGACGCCGCCGGCAAGGGCGGGGACGAGATCGACGCGAAGGTCAAGGAGGCGACCCAGGCGATCGCCCGCATGCTGCGGACGTGA
- a CDS encoding FAD-binding oxidoreductase, with amino-acid sequence MERRTFLAVGTAGIAAAATPLTTACTRSDTRSRATTTTHATTAKTATAANWSALARDLDGPLIRPGDTNWATARQLYNTRFDPLKPAAVAYVSHPDDIRTALAYARAHALRVAIRNGGHSYAGWSSGDGRLIIDVSKLNRVRASGTTAVIGAGAKLIDVYRALAAKGVTIPAGSCPTVGVSGLTLGGGHGVVSRAYGLTCDSLTRATLITADGKQLTADAREHKDLFWALRGAGNGNFGVVTELHFKTHPAPQGVSAYMSWPWSKAAAVVKAWQEWGPTQPDEIWSSLHLASAAGGRPTVSVAAFSLGTYGELQNAVDRLAARVGAPASNVSLRRRSYEESMEVYAGCSSFPTDAQCHLPGSTPGRSPQGALGRETYAAASDFFDRSLSAAGIRTLLSQIGSVRGGTGSIALTALGGAVNRVSPTSTAFVHRRSRMLAQYIASWRPGTSGSTARSWLASAHQSMRPHASGAAYQNYTDPTLTNWRKAYYGDAATRLTKLKKQYDPTRFFTYPQAL; translated from the coding sequence ATGGAACGGCGCACATTCCTCGCGGTCGGCACGGCGGGCATCGCCGCGGCCGCGACCCCCCTCACCACCGCCTGCACACGATCAGACACCCGCTCCAGGGCCACGACCACCACCCACGCCACCACCGCGAAGACCGCCACCGCCGCCAACTGGTCCGCCCTCGCCCGCGACCTCGACGGCCCCCTCATCCGCCCGGGCGACACGAACTGGGCGACGGCCCGGCAGCTCTACAACACCCGTTTCGACCCGCTCAAGCCCGCCGCGGTCGCGTACGTGTCCCACCCGGACGACATCCGCACCGCCCTGGCCTACGCCCGCGCCCACGCGCTGCGCGTGGCGATCCGCAACGGCGGCCACTCCTACGCCGGCTGGTCCTCCGGCGACGGCCGCCTGATCATCGACGTCTCGAAACTCAACCGCGTCCGGGCCTCCGGCACCACCGCGGTGATCGGCGCCGGCGCCAAACTCATCGACGTCTACCGCGCGCTGGCCGCGAAGGGCGTCACGATCCCCGCCGGCTCCTGCCCCACCGTCGGCGTCTCCGGCCTCACCCTCGGCGGCGGACACGGCGTCGTCTCCCGCGCCTACGGCCTGACCTGCGACAGCCTCACCCGGGCCACGCTGATCACCGCGGACGGCAAGCAGCTCACCGCCGACGCCCGCGAGCACAAGGACCTCTTCTGGGCCCTGCGCGGCGCCGGCAACGGCAACTTCGGCGTCGTGACGGAACTGCACTTCAAGACCCACCCGGCCCCGCAGGGCGTCTCGGCGTACATGTCCTGGCCCTGGTCCAAGGCGGCCGCGGTGGTGAAGGCCTGGCAGGAATGGGGCCCGACCCAGCCGGACGAGATCTGGTCGTCCCTCCATCTGGCGAGCGCCGCCGGCGGCAGGCCGACCGTCTCCGTCGCGGCCTTCTCCCTCGGCACCTACGGCGAACTCCAGAACGCCGTCGACCGCCTCGCCGCCCGCGTCGGCGCCCCGGCGAGCAACGTCTCCCTGCGGCGGCGCTCGTACGAGGAGTCGATGGAGGTCTACGCCGGCTGCTCCTCGTTCCCGACGGACGCCCAGTGCCACCTGCCCGGCTCGACCCCGGGCCGTTCCCCGCAGGGCGCGCTGGGCCGCGAGACGTACGCCGCGGCGTCGGACTTCTTCGACCGCTCCCTCTCCGCGGCCGGCATCCGCACGCTGCTGTCCCAGATCGGGTCGGTGCGCGGCGGCACGGGCAGCATCGCGCTCACCGCCCTCGGCGGAGCGGTGAACCGTGTCTCCCCGACCTCCACGGCCTTCGTCCACCGCCGTTCCCGCATGCTGGCCCAGTACATCGCCTCCTGGCGCCCGGGCACGTCGGGCTCCACGGCCCGCTCCTGGCTCGCCTCGGCCCACCAGTCCATGCGCCCCCACGCCTCAGGCGCGGCCTACCAGAACTACACGGACCCCACCCTGACCAACTGGCGCAAGGCGTACTACGGCGACGCGGCAACCCGCCTGACGAAACTGAAGAAGCAGTACGACCCAACCCGCTTCTTCACGTATCCCCAGGCGCTGTGA
- a CDS encoding phosphatase PAP2 family protein, with protein MAGLAESGSNPDVDLLYDINGLAKDAPPWFDRVMEFVGEYGLLLAIVLLVLWCWWSVRRRGEEDAASSVAALIWAPLAAGIAVLVNVPIRGFVERPRPFLDHEGLEVLVSGKNDYSFVSDHATIVMAMAVGLFVANRKFGLVALVLAVFGGFIRVYMGVHYPTDVVGGFALGTAVALLLSPVAMALLTPVTRAVERSPRVGWLVRSRGRGRGDGGKEDAVVSGAPSERAAGASERDLAA; from the coding sequence ATGGCTGGACTCGCCGAATCCGGGTCGAACCCCGACGTCGACCTGCTTTATGACATCAATGGCCTGGCCAAGGACGCGCCGCCGTGGTTCGACCGGGTCATGGAGTTCGTGGGCGAGTACGGGTTGTTGCTCGCCATCGTCCTGCTCGTGCTCTGGTGCTGGTGGTCCGTGCGGCGCCGGGGCGAGGAGGACGCGGCGTCCTCCGTCGCGGCGCTGATCTGGGCGCCGCTCGCGGCGGGGATCGCCGTACTGGTCAACGTGCCGATACGGGGGTTCGTGGAGCGGCCCCGGCCGTTCCTCGACCATGAGGGTCTCGAGGTGCTCGTCAGCGGCAAGAACGACTACTCGTTCGTGAGCGACCACGCGACGATCGTCATGGCGATGGCGGTCGGGCTGTTCGTCGCGAATCGGAAGTTCGGGCTGGTCGCGTTGGTGCTGGCCGTGTTCGGTGGGTTCATTCGCGTCTACATGGGTGTGCATTACCCGACGGATGTCGTGGGTGGGTTCGCGCTCGGTACGGCTGTGGCGTTGCTGTTGTCGCCGGTGGCGATGGCGCTGTTGACGCCGGTTACCCGGGCTGTCGAGCGGTCGCCTCGGGTGGGGTGGCTTGTGCGGAGTCGGGGGCGGGGCCGCGGGGACGGTGGCAAGGAGGACGCGGTGGTTTCCGGGGCTCCGAGTGAGCGGGCCGCGGGGGCGTCCGAGCGGGACCTCGCTGCGTAG